One genomic region from Solwaraspora sp. WMMD792 encodes:
- a CDS encoding response regulator, protein MITAVVVDDHPVVVAGVRAWCALADPPIEVVAAGPTVAVAWLDPGASADVVVLDLQLDVTGPAYGDLKRLVDAGRQVVVYSMRDDRDSALTALDIGAFTYLTKAEGADHLVAAITAAAAGTPYTPPALAGAFGTDERPQRPRLSPREHQVLIEWFHSESKEMVAHRLRLTVHRVNSCLERVRVKYANVGREAPTKAALVARALQDGLITTDEL, encoded by the coding sequence ATGATCACTGCGGTAGTCGTGGACGACCATCCCGTCGTCGTCGCCGGGGTGCGTGCCTGGTGCGCACTGGCCGACCCACCGATCGAGGTCGTCGCCGCCGGCCCCACCGTCGCCGTCGCCTGGCTCGACCCGGGGGCGAGCGCCGACGTGGTCGTCCTCGACCTGCAGCTCGACGTCACCGGCCCGGCGTACGGCGACCTGAAACGTCTCGTCGACGCCGGCCGTCAGGTCGTCGTCTACAGCATGCGCGACGACCGGGACAGCGCCCTCACCGCCCTCGACATCGGCGCCTTCACCTACCTGACCAAGGCCGAGGGCGCGGACCACCTGGTCGCCGCGATCACTGCCGCAGCGGCCGGTACGCCGTACACCCCACCGGCGCTCGCCGGCGCGTTCGGCACCGACGAACGCCCGCAGCGTCCCCGGTTGTCGCCCCGTGAGCATCAGGTGCTGATCGAGTGGTTCCACTCCGAGTCGAAGGAGATGGTCGCCCACCGGCTGCGCCTGACCGTGCACCGGGTCAACTCCTGCCTGGAACGGGTCCGGGTCAAGTACGCCAACGTCGGCCGGGAGGCACCCACCAAGGCCGCCCTGGTGGCTCGTGCCCTGCAGGACGGGCTGATCACCACCGACGAACTCTGA
- a CDS encoding ATP-binding protein: MPGAVEQRLLRNGLRYALGLRTVVIGLSSTVYLVLGTAPDRVIAVAVVLTLNAWSIGYAVALVRGSRRTRRWLPLADVAVVCGACLTQTWTVVSDPSGGSTWILVVVNLVVVTYPWQVDWPQLAGATAAIVTAYFVGATLADPGGWLADPAIGPWTAAQAALSWGLYRFVRRGARAADRAVDGAAQLRRAAAIAAARRRDEREYLAALHDTAAATLLMVGSGVLAHNTPWLAAQARRDLRELQRSADAAQGETDLVPLLRDAAGTAAVHVTWHTPDRLPLPAADAVALGRGVREAVTNVARHAGTDRVDIRVDHDPDQVTVSIIDRGVGFDPARVGPDRYGVTRSLVERMTRIGGQARIDSRPGHGTTVTLTCPRVVTDSGGTDRDVIAASFQRGLRWAVVVLSLAILLLLDLARLLTSREAYVSLWPQLLTWAGLTAVTLAVGVATWRDRPLGRWRLPLLALVFGLSALATSSVRPEYLLGPAHWSEGDAGWQVVLLMMDTRIAAFAAVLAAQYLMTFGQAALACEAALSIAGAVSATWAVLAFQLAIAMIATVLRAMAGSSAKALAAAERVRTAEAVARHLHTDRADRMSALATTTVPLLDGLARDELDPGDEAVRRSCAAEAARMRRLIAEDTGTADSLAHELRACIELAERNGVTVSFADRGTRPELPPPVRRRLVEPAIAALATARGGTAARLTVASTGRSVTVSVVAACQPPPPTPDGDGVHRSTTVTGGRCWIQATWQGEQ; this comes from the coding sequence GTGCCGGGCGCGGTGGAACAGCGGCTTCTCCGTAACGGGCTGCGGTACGCGCTCGGCCTGCGGACCGTCGTCATCGGACTGTCCAGCACGGTCTACCTCGTCCTCGGCACCGCGCCCGACCGCGTGATCGCCGTTGCCGTGGTGCTGACGCTCAACGCCTGGAGCATCGGCTACGCCGTCGCGCTGGTGCGCGGCTCCCGCCGTACCCGTCGATGGCTGCCGCTGGCCGACGTCGCGGTGGTGTGCGGCGCCTGCCTGACCCAGACCTGGACCGTCGTGTCCGACCCGAGCGGGGGTTCGACCTGGATCCTCGTCGTCGTGAACCTGGTCGTCGTCACCTACCCGTGGCAGGTCGACTGGCCGCAGCTCGCCGGCGCCACCGCCGCCATCGTGACCGCGTACTTCGTCGGCGCGACCCTGGCCGACCCGGGCGGCTGGCTCGCCGACCCGGCGATCGGGCCCTGGACGGCGGCGCAGGCAGCCCTGTCCTGGGGGCTGTACCGGTTCGTCCGGCGCGGTGCCCGCGCCGCCGACCGGGCCGTCGACGGGGCCGCGCAGCTGCGGCGGGCGGCGGCGATCGCAGCGGCCAGACGGCGCGACGAACGGGAGTACCTCGCGGCGCTGCACGACACCGCCGCCGCGACCCTGCTGATGGTCGGCAGCGGCGTCCTGGCCCACAACACACCGTGGCTCGCCGCACAGGCCCGTCGCGACCTGCGGGAACTGCAACGCTCCGCAGACGCCGCCCAGGGCGAGACCGACCTGGTCCCGCTGCTGCGCGACGCCGCCGGCACCGCTGCCGTCCACGTCACCTGGCACACCCCCGACCGGCTACCGCTGCCGGCCGCCGATGCCGTGGCGCTGGGTCGCGGCGTCCGCGAGGCGGTGACCAACGTGGCCCGCCACGCCGGGACCGACCGGGTCGACATCCGGGTCGACCACGACCCCGACCAGGTCACCGTGTCGATCATCGACCGGGGCGTCGGCTTCGACCCGGCCCGGGTCGGCCCCGACCGGTACGGGGTGACCCGCTCCCTGGTCGAGCGGATGACCCGCATCGGCGGTCAGGCCCGGATCGACAGCCGCCCCGGCCACGGCACCACCGTCACCCTGACCTGCCCCCGGGTCGTCACCGACAGCGGCGGTACCGACCGAGATGTCATCGCCGCCTCGTTCCAGCGGGGACTGCGCTGGGCCGTCGTCGTCCTGAGCCTGGCGATCCTGCTGCTGCTCGACCTGGCCCGGCTGCTGACCAGCCGGGAGGCGTACGTCTCGCTCTGGCCGCAGCTGCTCACCTGGGCCGGCCTGACGGCGGTGACCCTGGCCGTGGGCGTCGCCACCTGGCGCGACCGACCGCTCGGCCGGTGGCGGCTGCCACTGCTGGCGCTGGTCTTCGGGCTGTCCGCGCTGGCGACCTCGTCGGTACGGCCGGAGTACCTGCTCGGCCCGGCACACTGGTCCGAAGGCGACGCCGGCTGGCAGGTCGTGCTGCTCATGATGGACACCCGGATCGCCGCCTTCGCGGCCGTCCTCGCCGCCCAGTACCTGATGACGTTCGGGCAGGCTGCCCTCGCCTGCGAGGCGGCGTTGAGCATCGCCGGTGCGGTCAGCGCCACCTGGGCGGTGCTCGCCTTCCAACTCGCGATCGCGATGATCGCCACCGTGCTGCGCGCCATGGCGGGGTCGTCGGCGAAGGCGCTGGCTGCCGCCGAACGGGTCCGTACCGCAGAGGCCGTCGCCCGGCACCTGCACACCGACCGGGCCGACCGGATGTCGGCGCTGGCGACCACCACCGTACCGCTGCTCGACGGCCTGGCCCGCGACGAGCTGGACCCCGGCGACGAGGCCGTCCGTCGGTCGTGCGCCGCCGAGGCCGCCCGGATGCGCCGGCTCATCGCCGAGGACACCGGCACCGCCGACTCCCTCGCCCACGAGCTGCGGGCCTGCATCGAACTGGCCGAACGCAACGGGGTCACGGTCTCCTTCGCCGACCGGGGCACCCGCCCCGAGTTGCCGCCGCCGGTGCGCCGCCGGCTCGTCGAGCCGGCGATCGCCGCCCTCGCCACCGCCCGGGGCGGCACGGCGGCCCGGCTCACCGTGGCCAGCACCGGCCGGTCGGTGACCGTCAGCGTCGTCGCCGCCTGCCAGCCCCCGCCGCCGACACCCGACGGCGACGGAGTCCACCGGTCCACCACCGTCACCGGCGGTCGATGCTGGATTCAGGCCACCTGGCAGGGAGAACAATGA
- a CDS encoding SDR family oxidoreductase, which yields MARRTIDSTIPDLSGKRALVTGASDGMGLVIATRLAAAGAEVIMPVRNRRKGEAAVAGIRAKVPDATVSLRDLDLSSLASVAALGETLRAEDRPLHILINNAGVMTPPQRQTTADGHELQFGTNHLGHFALVGGLLPLLRAGRARVTSQVSIAARSGTINWDDLGWERGYHGQRAYSQSKIAFGLFGLELDRRSRAEGWGITSNLSHPGVAPTSLLAARPEVGRSKDTPQVRLIRALSARGILLGTVETAALPALLAATAPDAKGGVLYGPAGLGNLGGPPVEHRTFSPLLTEDAVRVWQVSQRLTRTTIPADSLT from the coding sequence GATTCCCGATCTGTCCGGAAAGCGGGCGCTGGTCACCGGCGCGAGCGACGGGATGGGCCTGGTGATCGCCACCCGACTGGCCGCCGCCGGCGCGGAGGTGATCATGCCGGTACGTAACCGGCGCAAGGGCGAGGCGGCCGTGGCCGGAATCCGGGCGAAGGTCCCGGACGCCACGGTCTCGCTGCGCGATCTCGACCTGTCGAGCCTGGCGTCGGTCGCCGCGCTCGGCGAGACGCTGCGCGCGGAGGACCGGCCGCTGCACATCCTGATCAACAACGCCGGGGTGATGACCCCGCCGCAGCGGCAGACCACGGCGGACGGGCACGAGCTGCAGTTCGGCACCAACCATCTCGGACACTTCGCGCTCGTCGGCGGGCTCCTGCCGCTGCTGCGCGCGGGGCGGGCCCGGGTGACCTCGCAGGTCAGCATCGCGGCCCGCAGCGGCACGATCAACTGGGACGACCTGGGCTGGGAACGCGGCTACCACGGGCAGCGCGCCTACAGCCAATCCAAGATCGCGTTCGGGTTGTTCGGACTGGAGCTGGACCGCCGCAGTCGGGCCGAGGGCTGGGGCATCACCAGCAACCTGTCCCACCCCGGGGTGGCCCCGACCAGCCTGCTCGCCGCCCGACCGGAGGTCGGCCGCAGCAAGGACACCCCGCAGGTACGGCTGATCCGTGCCCTGTCGGCCCGGGGCATCCTGCTCGGCACCGTCGAGACGGCGGCCCTGCCGGCGCTGCTCGCCGCGACGGCCCCGGACGCGAAAGGCGGTGTGCTGTACGGGCCCGCCGGCCTCGGCAATCTGGGCGGCCCGCCGGTCGAGCACCGGACCTTCTCCCCGCTGCTCACCGAGGACGCCGTACGCGTCTGGCAGGTCTCGCAGCGGCTCACCAGGACCACGATCCCGGCCGACAGTCTGACGTGA
- a CDS encoding dihydrofolate reductase family protein, with the protein MGLLTFSLNVTLDGCVDHREGIADDETHALFTRLMDEAGAMLWGRVTYELMESYWPAVARGDQEAPPAIREWAVKLEAKPKYVVSSTRTDFPWTNSHHIPGDLREGVQKLKDATPAGVLLGSGTLATELDRLDLIDEYQLLVHPRIAGHGPTLFQGGLPGTRQLELLSAQPLRNGAVAMHYRRAR; encoded by the coding sequence ATGGGACTGCTCACCTTCAGCCTCAACGTCACCCTGGACGGTTGCGTCGACCACCGGGAGGGGATTGCTGACGATGAGACGCACGCCCTCTTCACCCGCCTCATGGACGAGGCCGGGGCGATGCTGTGGGGTCGCGTCACCTACGAGTTGATGGAGAGCTACTGGCCGGCCGTCGCCCGCGGCGACCAGGAGGCGCCACCAGCCATCCGCGAGTGGGCGGTCAAGCTGGAGGCCAAACCCAAGTACGTGGTGTCGTCGACGCGTACCGACTTCCCGTGGACCAACAGCCACCACATCCCCGGCGATCTGCGCGAGGGCGTGCAGAAACTCAAGGACGCGACCCCGGCCGGGGTCCTCCTCGGCAGCGGCACGCTCGCGACCGAGCTCGACCGGCTGGACCTGATCGACGAGTACCAGCTGCTCGTCCATCCCAGGATCGCCGGCCACGGCCCGACGCTGTTCCAGGGTGGGCTGCCCGGCACCCGCCAGCTCGAACTGCTGTCGGCGCAGCCGCTGCGCAACGGCGCGGTGGCCATGCACTACCGCCGCGCGCGCTGA
- a CDS encoding RNA polymerase sigma-70 factor, giving the protein MALTADDVDRFEAARPRLAAIAYRLLGSASEAEDAVQETFLRWQAADVDRIDVPEAWLTKVLTNLCLSQLTSARARRETYVGQWLPEPLLAGDPMLGPADTAEQRESVSYAVLALMERLTPHERAVYVLREAFDYPHRDIAGILGVSEAASQQILHRARRHLADGRARTEVDRGAARRVVEEFLAAATSGRIEPLLRLLAGDAVSIGDGGGHIPARAVPVVGAVAVAKFLRGLFTPGAAKRALLGGSPAVYAWTANGDPAVVVVVDGRVIGVMCLQVTADGVAVVRSQVNPDKLHRATVSWAAADHGEPLFTAF; this is encoded by the coding sequence ATGGCACTGACGGCGGACGACGTCGACCGGTTCGAAGCGGCCCGGCCGCGCCTGGCGGCGATCGCCTACCGCCTGCTCGGCTCCGCCAGTGAGGCCGAGGACGCCGTACAGGAGACGTTCCTGCGCTGGCAGGCCGCCGACGTCGACCGGATCGACGTCCCCGAAGCGTGGCTGACCAAGGTCCTCACCAACCTGTGTCTCAGCCAGTTGACCTCCGCGCGGGCCCGCCGCGAAACCTACGTCGGCCAGTGGCTGCCCGAGCCGCTGCTCGCCGGCGACCCGATGCTCGGCCCGGCCGACACCGCCGAGCAGCGCGAATCCGTCTCGTACGCCGTCCTCGCCCTGATGGAACGCCTGACCCCGCACGAGCGGGCCGTGTACGTCCTGCGGGAGGCGTTCGACTACCCGCACCGCGACATCGCCGGCATCCTCGGCGTCTCCGAGGCCGCCAGCCAGCAGATCCTGCACCGGGCCCGGCGGCACCTCGCCGACGGCCGGGCCCGCACCGAGGTCGACCGGGGCGCCGCCCGGCGGGTCGTCGAAGAGTTCCTGGCCGCCGCCACCAGCGGTCGCATCGAGCCGCTGCTACGCCTTCTCGCCGGCGACGCCGTCTCGATCGGCGACGGCGGCGGACACATCCCGGCCCGCGCTGTGCCGGTTGTCGGTGCCGTCGCGGTCGCGAAGTTCCTGCGCGGCCTGTTCACCCCGGGGGCGGCCAAGCGGGCCCTGCTCGGCGGCTCGCCAGCGGTGTACGCCTGGACCGCCAACGGTGATCCGGCGGTCGTGGTCGTCGTTGACGGACGGGTCATCGGCGTCATGTGCCTGCAGGTCACCGCCGACGGTGTGGCCGTGGTCCGCAGCCAGGTCAACCCCGACAAGCTGCACCGGGCCACCGTGTCCTGGGCTGCGGCCGACCACGGGGAACCGCTGTTCACCGCCTTCTGA
- a CDS encoding zinc-dependent alcohol dehydrogenase family protein gives MLGTVLYAPGDVRVEQREQPTIAAPTDAIIRLAATCVCGSDLWPYRGIEKINRPQPMGHEYVGYVEEVGDEVRTLRPGQFVVGSFFASDNTCEICRAGYHTHCVNREFATPTGSQAQYARIPLADGTLVATADAPDADLIPSLLAASDVLGTGWFGAVAAQAGPGKTVAVVGDGAVGLLGVLAAKQLGAERIIAMSRHTSRQKLALEYGATDIVTERSDEGVARVKELTGGLGAHSVIEAVGTQESMLQAIRSTRAGGHVGYVGVAHGVQLPGEELFFSGVHLHGGPAPVRHFLPDLIDLIQRREIDPGRVFDLTLPLDRAADAYRAMDERSAIKVLLQP, from the coding sequence ATGCTCGGAACCGTCCTCTACGCCCCCGGTGACGTACGGGTGGAGCAGCGGGAACAGCCGACGATCGCCGCCCCGACCGACGCGATCATCCGGTTGGCCGCGACCTGCGTCTGCGGGTCCGACCTGTGGCCGTACCGGGGCATCGAGAAGATCAACCGTCCGCAGCCGATGGGCCACGAGTACGTCGGCTACGTCGAGGAGGTCGGCGACGAGGTCCGCACCCTACGGCCGGGGCAGTTCGTCGTCGGCTCGTTCTTCGCCTCCGACAACACCTGCGAGATCTGCCGGGCCGGCTACCACACGCACTGCGTCAACCGGGAGTTCGCCACCCCCACCGGCTCGCAGGCCCAGTACGCGCGTATCCCGCTGGCCGACGGCACGCTCGTCGCCACCGCCGACGCCCCGGACGCCGACCTGATCCCGAGCCTGCTCGCCGCCTCCGACGTGCTGGGCACCGGCTGGTTCGGCGCGGTCGCCGCCCAGGCCGGGCCGGGGAAAACGGTGGCCGTCGTCGGTGACGGCGCCGTCGGCCTGCTCGGCGTCCTGGCCGCCAAGCAGCTCGGCGCGGAGCGAATCATCGCGATGAGCCGGCACACCTCCCGGCAGAAGCTCGCCCTGGAGTACGGCGCGACCGACATCGTCACCGAACGCAGCGACGAGGGTGTCGCCCGGGTCAAGGAACTCACCGGCGGCCTCGGCGCGCACTCGGTCATCGAGGCGGTCGGCACCCAGGAGTCGATGCTCCAGGCGATCCGCTCCACCCGGGCCGGCGGGCACGTCGGCTACGTCGGCGTCGCCCACGGCGTGCAGCTGCCCGGTGAGGAACTGTTCTTCTCCGGCGTACACCTGCACGGCGGTCCCGCCCCCGTACGCCACTTCCTACCCGACCTGATCGACCTGATCCAGCGCCGGGAGATCGACCCGGGCAGGGTCTTCGACCTGACCCTGCCCCTCGACCGGGCCGCCGACGCCTACCGGGCGATGGACGAACGCAGCGCCATCAAAGTGCTGCTCCAGCCCTGA
- a CDS encoding helix-turn-helix transcriptional regulator — MDNRTEVREFLVSRRAKISPERAGLPAGTNRRVPGLRRAEVAALSGVSIEYYAKLERGALAGVSTSVLDAIARALQLDDAERAHLFDLARAAEGSSTLMRPRRRRTRQWSPHPSLQWTLDAVTDGPAFVRNGRMDLLAANQLARAFYDQVYAQPQRPPNLARFTFLDPAARDFYPDWETAADIVVAILRTEAGRDPHDKDLHDLVGELSTRSAQFRTRWGAHDVRHHGTGTKTYRHHVVGELTLAYEGLEMAAEPGLTLTIYAAEPGSPSADALRLLASWGVSQQQPDTVDR; from the coding sequence GTGGACAACCGCACCGAGGTCCGCGAGTTCCTCGTCTCGCGCCGCGCCAAGATCAGCCCGGAGCGGGCCGGGCTGCCCGCCGGCACCAACCGCCGCGTCCCCGGGCTGCGCCGCGCCGAGGTCGCCGCGTTGTCCGGGGTGAGCATCGAGTACTACGCCAAGCTCGAACGCGGCGCGTTGGCCGGGGTGTCGACCAGCGTGCTCGACGCGATCGCCCGCGCCCTGCAGCTCGACGACGCCGAACGGGCCCACCTGTTCGACCTGGCCCGCGCCGCCGAGGGCAGCAGCACCCTGATGCGGCCCCGGCGTCGCCGCACCCGGCAGTGGAGCCCGCACCCGAGCCTGCAGTGGACCCTCGACGCCGTCACCGACGGGCCGGCGTTCGTGCGCAACGGCCGGATGGACCTGCTCGCCGCCAACCAGCTGGCCCGCGCCTTCTACGACCAGGTGTACGCGCAGCCGCAGCGGCCGCCGAACCTTGCCCGGTTCACGTTCCTCGACCCCGCCGCCCGGGACTTCTACCCCGACTGGGAGACGGCAGCCGACATCGTGGTCGCCATCCTGCGGACCGAAGCCGGCCGCGACCCGCACGACAAGGACCTGCACGACCTGGTCGGGGAGCTGTCCACCCGCAGCGCCCAGTTCCGCACCCGGTGGGGCGCGCACGATGTCCGCCACCACGGCACCGGCACGAAGACGTACCGGCACCACGTCGTCGGTGAGTTGACCCTCGCCTACGAAGGGCTGGAGATGGCCGCCGAGCCCGGACTGACCCTGACGATCTACGCGGCCGAGCCGGGTAGCCCGTCGGCGGACGCACTACGCCTGCTCGCCTCGTGGGGCGTTTCCCAGCAGCAGCCGGACACCGTCGACCGCTAG
- a CDS encoding trypsin-like peptidase domain-containing protein, with product MATRVLRWAAATGVTAVLIALTVTVAVQAGQIDQLRDDLAGAQRTAQDTADGTDQRLDSLDGRLAAVEDDNQQAFDPPAVAAAVLPSVFQVIADDFSGSAFAVTMSGDSTSAGTGRTNVLTAFHVVEAVWTAGDRSVQLERDGKRYTAVITDVDQSRDIALLKVDTGFAGLPAAADPPGAGESVLVVGAPLGLTQTITTGVVSAVRDRTDGPGSVIQFDAPVNPGNSGGPVINTRKEVVGIANAKARDAEGIGLAVPIQTACETFHVC from the coding sequence ATGGCAACGCGCGTGCTGCGCTGGGCCGCCGCGACAGGGGTCACGGCCGTACTGATCGCGCTCACGGTGACCGTCGCCGTCCAGGCGGGGCAGATCGATCAGCTGCGGGACGATCTGGCCGGGGCGCAGCGGACCGCGCAGGACACCGCCGACGGCACCGACCAGCGGCTGGACAGCCTGGACGGCCGGCTCGCCGCAGTCGAGGACGACAATCAACAGGCCTTCGACCCGCCGGCCGTCGCCGCCGCCGTGCTGCCCAGCGTCTTCCAGGTGATCGCCGACGACTTCTCCGGCAGCGCGTTCGCCGTCACGATGTCCGGCGACAGCACATCCGCCGGGACCGGCCGCACCAACGTGCTGACCGCCTTCCACGTGGTCGAGGCGGTGTGGACGGCCGGCGACCGGTCGGTGCAACTGGAACGCGACGGCAAGCGGTACACGGCGGTGATCACCGACGTGGACCAGTCGCGGGACATCGCCCTGCTGAAGGTCGACACCGGGTTCGCTGGCCTGCCCGCCGCAGCCGATCCCCCCGGTGCCGGCGAGAGCGTCCTGGTCGTCGGCGCGCCGCTCGGGCTCACCCAGACCATCACGACCGGCGTGGTCAGCGCGGTGCGGGACCGGACCGACGGACCCGGGTCGGTGATCCAGTTCGACGCGCCCGTCAACCCCGGCAACTCCGGTGGACCCGTCATCAACACCCGTAAGGAGGTCGTGGGGATCGCCAACGCGAAGGCGCGGGACGCGGAGGGCATCGGCCTCGCCGTACCGATTCAGACCGCCTGCGAGACCTTCCACGTCTGCTGA
- a CDS encoding FAD-dependent oxidoreductase, with translation MRHRIVVLGAGYAGAIAAGRLARRLDPADVAITVVNAEPDFVERVRMHQLATGQDLKPRPLREMFAGTGIELRVATVTGVDVDARTVTVAASDGSDGSGANELGYDTLVYALGSGWNPGAVPGVAEHAAEIASRPGALRLRARLAGLAAGRPVVVVGGGLTGLEAATEIAEARPDLDVALAVRGGLGDTLSPKGRAHLRKVLAGLTITVYEHTAVTGVAADRVTTADGGTIPAAVTVWTAGFAVHPIARTTGLQLADSGQIVVDGTMRSVSHPDVYAVGDAAWAIGSGGKPLRMSCASGTPMAWQAADSIAARMTGGKLPNAPLRYVNQCISLGRREGLIQYVTADDRAKPAVLTGRLAAGYKELVCKGAAWGVANPTLRLPARRRSVSRVRAGAAL, from the coding sequence ATGCGGCACCGCATCGTCGTCCTCGGCGCCGGCTACGCCGGAGCCATCGCCGCCGGCCGCCTCGCCCGGCGGCTCGACCCCGCAGACGTCGCCATCACCGTTGTCAACGCCGAACCCGACTTCGTCGAACGCGTACGGATGCACCAGTTGGCGACCGGCCAGGACCTCAAGCCCCGACCGTTGCGGGAGATGTTCGCCGGTACCGGCATCGAGCTGCGGGTCGCCACGGTCACCGGCGTCGACGTCGACGCCAGGACCGTCACGGTCGCGGCCAGCGACGGCTCCGACGGCAGCGGGGCCAACGAACTGGGCTACGACACGCTCGTCTACGCCCTCGGCAGCGGCTGGAACCCCGGAGCCGTCCCCGGCGTCGCCGAACACGCCGCCGAGATCGCCAGCCGGCCCGGCGCGCTGCGGCTGCGGGCCCGGCTGGCCGGCCTCGCCGCCGGTCGGCCGGTCGTCGTGGTCGGCGGTGGCCTGACCGGCCTGGAGGCCGCGACCGAGATCGCCGAGGCCCGCCCGGATCTCGACGTCGCCCTCGCCGTGCGTGGCGGCCTCGGCGACACCCTGTCGCCGAAGGGCCGGGCGCATCTGCGCAAGGTCCTCGCCGGGCTCACCATCACTGTGTACGAGCACACCGCCGTCACCGGCGTCGCCGCCGACCGGGTCACCACCGCCGACGGCGGCACCATCCCGGCCGCCGTCACCGTCTGGACCGCCGGCTTCGCCGTCCACCCGATCGCCCGTACGACCGGATTGCAGCTGGCCGACAGCGGCCAGATCGTCGTCGACGGCACCATGCGCTCGGTGTCGCATCCGGACGTGTACGCCGTCGGCGACGCGGCCTGGGCAATCGGATCCGGCGGCAAACCGCTGCGGATGTCGTGCGCCTCGGGCACCCCGATGGCGTGGCAGGCCGCCGACTCGATCGCGGCCCGGATGACCGGCGGGAAACTGCCGAACGCGCCCCTGCGCTACGTCAACCAGTGCATCTCGCTGGGCCGCCGGGAGGGCCTGATCCAGTACGTCACCGCCGACGACCGCGCCAAGCCGGCGGTGCTGACCGGACGGCTCGCCGCCGGCTACAAGGAGCTGGTCTGCAAAGGCGCCGCCTGGGGCGTCGCCAACCCGACCCTGCGGCTGCCTGCCCGCCGCCGCAGCGTCAGCCGGGTCAGGGCTGGAGCAGCACTTTGA
- a CDS encoding CHAT domain-containing protein, with translation MGGDNFNISNMNVDESAVAIGNNAKAERSAAKAERNAPTGVGQAPSAPIDAVPTAGSPQAAGSLRILYLTAAPHGDLRVDQDLRIVREAVRAATYRELVAVEPMAAATDTDLLDGLARCRPHVVHFSGHGSRSMLEFDGGSGSPASSSAMSARTFVNALNAVDRPPRLVVLNSCHSAAQLEVLTTVVAAAVGMSDRISDKAAIAFAARFYAALAEGQSVASALALSRIGLEMSGFPDAELLTLRTAPGVDPASLFLVDAGR, from the coding sequence ATGGGCGGTGACAACTTCAACATCAGCAACATGAACGTCGACGAGTCGGCGGTGGCCATCGGCAACAACGCGAAGGCCGAAAGAAGCGCGGCGAAGGCCGAAAGGAACGCGCCGACCGGCGTAGGCCAGGCGCCGTCCGCGCCGATCGACGCGGTGCCCACGGCCGGTTCCCCGCAAGCGGCCGGATCGCTGCGAATCCTGTACCTGACCGCTGCCCCGCACGGTGACCTGCGGGTCGACCAGGACCTCCGGATCGTCCGGGAAGCGGTGCGGGCGGCCACGTACCGGGAGCTGGTCGCCGTCGAACCGATGGCCGCCGCCACCGACACCGATCTGCTGGACGGCCTGGCGCGCTGTCGCCCGCACGTCGTCCACTTCTCCGGGCATGGCAGCAGATCCATGCTGGAATTCGACGGCGGCAGCGGCTCACCTGCCTCCAGCTCGGCGATGAGCGCCAGGACGTTCGTGAACGCGCTGAACGCCGTCGACCGGCCGCCCCGCCTGGTGGTGCTGAACTCGTGCCACTCGGCGGCACAACTGGAGGTGCTGACGACGGTGGTCGCCGCCGCCGTCGGGATGAGTGATCGGATCAGCGACAAAGCAGCGATCGCGTTCGCCGCCCGCTTCTACGCCGCCCTGGCCGAAGGCCAGTCGGTCGCCAGCGCTCTGGCGCTGTCCAGAATCGGTCTTGAGATGAGCGGGTTTCCCGACGCGGAGCTGCTGACTCTCCGCACCGCACCCGGCGTCGACCCGGCGAGCCTGTTCCTGGTCGACGCAGGTCGATAG